The following DNA comes from Metopolophium dirhodum isolate CAU chromosome 8, ASM1992520v1, whole genome shotgun sequence.
CGTATGGCGTACACACAAACGCTCTAAACGTTGACCTGTGGGACGCTAACCTCGGCGCATGAGACACTTCAGTGGTTGCCAAACTCACGAGTCACGACTGCGCGGTCTGTCCGGTCCGTAGTAAGTTGCCGAGCAGTATTGTTATATTACTCCGGGATCGCGCACGCGCATGCGCAAGTAGTGTACAATCTCGTACATACTCGGTTCAGTGTCGGGCGGTTAACGAGCCCCCGACAGACCGGCGAGGCGGTGAGTACGCGGCCAGCGGCCACGGTGGTGCGACGACCGCGTACTGTCTCCGAGGGACGGACAGCGGCGAGTAGTGACTGTggacacgtttttttttttttaacatcaagACTatcattatctttattattgttattattactacactCTTCCTATTCCTTATTGGTTATTATCGTTGTGATACATTGCCGTTACAGCCTACAGACAGCTGCAGGTAAACTGACGGTGGACGGTCTTATGCCGCAGCCGTTCACCCGAGTTTGGAAACTGGTTTACTTTATTCCACCGATgtctcataaattataataataatactatatcgtCAGTACAGCGTTTGTAGTTGTACAaggtgaatttatatttaactaaagACGCTTATTTTCTCGATCTAGATTTgcgtttccgaaaaaaaaaacaattttgtttaattttctcATTTAAGTAGTAGTAGTTTATTTACTAATTGTTTTGAATGCATTGacttttttaaagtttgaatttttagttttacgttctaaaaactgtataaatatttcttgtttgttatcaattaataatcttattgtaaataaatacaccaatatttaaatctatgataggtatagatttttaataatcaaatagcTGAATAGCACTAGTGTATTACTAATATactagtaatagtataatagcaataattatactataatagtatttatgataatggtaatagttattttaaagtaaatataggCTATAAATGGTTAaccttggttttttttttaatggatgcTTATTTAAACAGTTGATTGCGGTTAAACAGAGATGACATCATCTTAAATGTTTTGATGAGCAGAATTCATTGTATTGGAAAAAGTTTTTCATAGTATTCCAAACCATTCTAAATCTTATCtagagttatttatttatagcgaCAATAGATTAATTTGTAGAATGTTTatctgtattattaatttatgaaaataaaataatcttagtaaaaagtaaaaagtaaaaatcaacTTATCATCTACATTACACAATATTCTTTTcgcaatatacatttattatatggagatttagttatttttaatttttataaattcacagtaaatacagaaatataagaataaaattaaatttattccaacacatatttatcattaatcattattcagAATCATTACTTTATATAAGGAATAAGAAGGAAATAAGATGTGACCCAGGGAGAAGGAAGTGAATTTTTAGGGAGATTAAGGTACTGATATGAGTGTTTTGGAGGAATATTTCTATACCAAGTAGCGAAATAAGGTGAGGTATATTCAACGATATCGCTGAAGTTAGACCCAGGAATCTTTTAACAAGGAGGACACTTGCGCAATATTGTGaacttttaactaatttttcattgatttaattATCAGTTGAATGAATAAAAAGCAACTATATTAATATGCTACAAATGTTAGATacacctaaaatattttaaatttgtttttattaatttcacatttaattattattaattataaaaacaaatcatttaaAGTAGAAATAGGCCAATACTAGAACCGATACTCGATATCggttttttaaactaatatttgaatcgaaccaaaaaaaaaataaccaaatcaATCGGcataatagcattgattatacatttataaatcaatgaaaaattacaaaaaaattgtattattggtaTAGGTTTTAGCTGATATTAGTTGGTAATATCGGTTATCTTTTAATATTAGTTCATGGTTTACGTCAATAATGTTGGTTTTCAAATAAAtcggttattggttttttttatcagtagCATATATTGGAATATTGGATGATGGTAATAAGTTGTATCGGCCTATCTCTAATTTAAAGCCATAATGGCataatcagaaaaatatatgaacttttttatagtaatctaatttaatcatatttgatttttgaaaaccTATCttgctattaaatattatacctacaatgatTTAGGACTAAGGAGACGATAGAGaagattgaaaaatatttagttattattatttataatttattattagttattagtcttttattatattattttttaagagctGTACctacaattatcaatttttatttttattttatgtagtacCATCTTAGATctagattttaaattgtacttttGATCTATTGTCAGAATCATTTTTAGTAacgtgattatttattattacttttaaatttaaaaacacccACCTGCTCAGGTGACTCCTGTATATGccttttttatttaagataattCATTGTACTctattgtacctatgtaaaatgtGATGGATACATAAAGTTTAAACTTAATACAATCTACAATATCTAACAGACATAAATCATCAATATTTCCATGCATTATACAGGTATTTAaacatatacaatttgtattttggatatgttttaatttttagttcatggtctataaataaaatatcgaaaagtAAGAAGTAgttttatagtaaaaagtaatattatattaaaaaattaaaaaatagattcagtaccaaatattataaatctactaaaattattatttatgcattgTTATTAATGATGTGTATACTACATaaacaatagtaaataaaataccaCATTCAATTTCAATAAgtgtaaattactattaatcTTACCATTGATATGAGTTGAAGTGAAAATATACAAGAGCGAGCCCATACAAAAAATTAGCATCTTTCCAATGGTTAGTTTctgcatcattataatatttgtgatatGCAGACATtgctaaaacaaattaaaatattataaatgtacatattttaaaataatattactattcaattttaaataagtattaataaaaataactaaaatataagtttaaaaagttGATAATAACtaagtgtttataaatattaaccaaaatgattcaattaaataacagtattcataaaaatataaactaggtactccacttaaaattaaaaataaatctttaatattaaatagcagcgatgaaactaataattaatattattcaaccgCATAATATTAACATGAATCAAAATAGTATAGGTTATGCCATGTtttgaatacattattttgatatctatatataatgtatgtaatgcaatatttttatttcatccattatttattaaaacaataaatatagcTTATATAATTAGTCTGAACTACATCAATATAGGTTTACCTTGAGACTATTGAGGAATCTTAATTATAGAGGATAACGCGTTTTTAATCGAATATAACTCAGAGCCCatccttaaataataattgaacctAAATTATGAAATACCTTTAGAGTAGTTTTCCAATAATAAATGGAAATGTCCTAGTTTGCAATAAGTTTTGGAATCAATACTGATTGCTTTTGAGGATTCATCTTCTGCTTTTTCTTTCTGCATTTGCATTAACATCCTTTCAAGGTACTTTATTGCctagaaatatacaatataatgtaatttagaataaatgcaaacagttatatttataaaattacttgtagtagtaaatagtaattactGATAAGGTTGGAAATGTTGGGATTAAGtattggtaattaaatatatgctacaaattaaatgaataactCACTTTCAACTAATACTagtctataattaaaataaaatacatatattctaACAATtgtcaattttagttttttaatttgtatacattttgtcaaaaacgtCTAACAGCAAACTTGTATTAATTACCAGATCATAAGTTCATACATTTGCATATCAATCTAAACAAGTCCCATGAAATtctaggtaaaataaaaaaatttttcaaagtGATAGGATTTATTACATGAAATAGTATTTTGCATATTGTTTATAGTGTACCtagtcatataatttttttttacagagcattttaaattaaaaattttaagctattaatCCTGTAGATAGTTTTTGTTAAAGTCTatataccaatttattttatgtccatcaaaaacaaaatttgttagaaaatattaaaaatactatttatatttcaaaaatatattcaatacatagACATACACAATGAATAAATGTGCATGAACTTATAAGCCTATTTAAGTACCCAGAATAAATATATGATCATAATATGGTTTCCAATCATTAGTTAtagaattgaatattatgtaaattcaaATAGCAGATACTAGACTTGACAAttctataaaactaaataaagaCAACCTTTAATCAATTTAGAGTTAAaacttttaagctatttaaaatatgtataaaagttGTATTAATAAGACAATAAGacttagtatatttttacaataagaaGATAAGTTATAAAtgattacttttaaatattataatcatttctGATATTAGAAAATgaaatatcaaacaaaaattcCATCATACCAATAATGATTGTTTAAtgacttagttttaaaatatccattattataaattatagtataaatgggttattaatgataaaaatatacttacttttaaaactagtgtttttttcttttcttctttTGGATCATTTAACTTCAAAAATCCATACATtcgactaaaataaaatatacataggtattatacagcaaacataaaaatatatgatatatgtataatcgagtggttaatagttttaaaaatataatgattaataattaaaatataagtactgatatattatgaatatagtatacaaatatacctacaatatatatatgtctatagaatgttactttttataaaaataaaagttaattgacagttgaaaattgaataaaaataggtacattcaaataaaattaataataataataaatactataaataatattcaattgccCAAAGTTTAAatctttgaaatatttaatacctcgATAATACTCATTACTTCAAAAAGTATTCTTTTctgcataatttaaaattgttacaaaataacattttattttattgtttttaaattttttacttttatgaataacaacataaatgttttatttcataattaaaaaaaatatcaattaatatactacattttgaagaaatttcTGCAGCAAAATAGTATGACAgacattttagtaataataataacataataattgtcaGAAAAAAGTTACATTCGgcccaaaaacatatctatgctaaaaactactaaaaatcattagttgattttaaagttttgacataaaaaaaatcttagcgAGTTTAGTTATTctgctaaataatattttctcataatacatttttagatggaatagattcataatttttatcaaaaattataagacATTTGTAGTTATTGCTATCCatcggttaaaaattaattaatatttaaaaaaaattgcatcttTTCCATCTTGATAAAATACACTtcagttaggtacctaccaaaatattattcattacaactaatcaattttttttttaatggtttggTGGTAGAACATTAACCCTTTTACTGATCCAGACGTACTATTATGTCCTAGATTATGTCCTTgccttaaataatattctaatttgcTTGTAAACATACAAGTATTGGAAACCGCTTTTTGCTCGCGTCTAAGAGTAACCCAGTTCTGCCACAACCAATATTCTTTTTTGGTAGGCATCAGTGAACATAGCAGaagtttaaaaaacacataGATCACCAATGcattttaatctttaaaaagAAATGTAGAAAAGTAGATATTTATATTGacataacaattatttgatttttcaaaGTAAACTAGAATCAagccatatttttttggtttggtTTTTATATGTTACAGTCAATTTATTTGTACCTTTttgttatattgaaaaattaataatatatagatgaatgtgtaggtattataagtgtaataataatatagtcttatgacaaatacttaaaatatatttgcaaattcaaattcaaacaaaattattattattattaaataattggataaatctaaatattaaattaggtaaaattatataatatgtcattgttGTTCTTTACTACATTATAATTACAACAACAACATGTACATAATTAGTTGCATTTtacaagtaaatatttatataattggttGCACCAAATTTATTACAATGATCAAAAATAACGTAGAGAAGTATACAAAGATGGTAAATATTTGAGTTTGTCTCAGAAATTTAAATCTTACACATACCTAATCAacttaatgataaatatattgttttttttttaactttgtgttaaaaataagcGAGTACAAAGTAAACAAATTTCACATGGCTTACTCTTTGTTGATCATAATATATccctaatatattaatttgtaaaaattcttTAGTCTCAATTATTAGcacaaatgtttacaaaatatataataataaacgtaggcgcctatcataatatttttaaatagttacttgataatatcactaatttaaaactattgaataacatagacataatataatttattttagttctaTTATATCTATGTTAAATAATCCGAATGGTGCACTTACAAAagaatttagtaatattaatttggttattgTACAAAGATTTAAGGTACTATGAATAATCTGATATTTTTTACCTGTCTAAATCCGACAACATTTGCAACTCTtgattagttaaattaatttccccGTATTCTTCCATAGTAACAAcaaacgataaaataaatatattctatgcGACGATAACAAGTATAAGTATAAcaacaattaaacaatataagtataaattatattatgatttataaataaaattttactttaaaaaacagacgaacaataataaattaacacaatagAAAGAAAAAATTGCACAAAACTATATTAACAAACACGAATGGTAATGCATGTtaaattagaaaacaataatattatacatttaatgggTCACGGacccattaaaaaatatagatgtATCGTTACAGCTATAGAACGAGGTACATAGGCACACACGACGGgttcgaaaataaaaaaaagtagaacATGATTGACTActacttcataatattacagcaatatattatattaataaaaatatattaattaataatatattataatatataatcacacCGAAAATCCGTCGGGTATTATCCGGTGGCAAGACGGAAGTTGATAACAGGacgcctaacctaacctaacccgccTTCGTATTTGAGGTTACCACAATAACGTGGCTggttgaaataaatattgtacggTTACCCAGGTCGACAGTGGATGTTTTGTCGTACTTGCCGCCATCCAATCGGCGGCCAAACGATGACGCATACCTACTCGGGGTCGTTCAACTTTTTCCGGCTTAAAGGTTAATGcacctactatatatttattatattaattatcgaATATGATAATTTTGGCATCATGGCGATGTTCAGAATAATATGCTTACTGATGGctgtaaaaaaacaataattatgatatattaattatgggaacttgtcaatataatatattataataaataataatatgataatacctacctatattattatagaatttttattttacaattaagtattatacttgtaaatgtacacaattgcaaattataacataggtactagAGCCAATATACCGAGCAACGCCGTGCCGATATGgcggtaagtacctatacaggctatattataaattaatataatattatatgaatgctattataattctataattctGTGAGTAAGTgggtacataaattattaattgaaaattaatggCTCCCCTCCTCATAAACTGGGcttgaattatataattgtagtaaatatttttcgtaggtatgtattattgttgcatagtttacattttttatgacaaatatatattggtatacATAGACAATCggatattatgtcataatattatattaacaattttaatatttaataaatattaaaattgtatatatacctagtcaTAACTGATAGCTCATATTATAGACTAGGACGACTATATGTATAGTCATCtgtaatttatactaatataatattgattataaatataggtaactatatagtattaatggcaatacctaatacatataagtatattggGAGCTGTGAGCGCGTCACACGCCTGGACATTATATTACGTCATgtcttataatatgtacccaCCACCCATCTACGAAATACGAATGCACACGATACGATGTTACGAATATACGTCATACGATGTAGGTACctgaacaataaatattaatttttttaatatggttttattaatgttttatagattgtaaatgttagtttaaataaaataaaaatatacagctgtaggtaagtaggtacgcTTCACAATGttttcgttaaaatatttttcaaaattaaagtagattttttcttaattttcatCTTATCTAGAATACTCGTGCGCACGTGgctaataaatcataaaaacaaatttaataaaaggaaatattttgtattgatataaaaattgcCTGTTGAAATATTGGCTACTTGGCTAGTTATATTAAATGTGCTTGGTCCACCCAAGACCCAAAATATACTTTTAGAAGTTAGAACGTAACTAATGGCGTCCCTGCAGACTACATcgaatatatataggtagtcagTGGCATATTTACGGGGGGTCGTATACTCATAATATATGGGGTCATACCCCCCTCCCGGAGaccaaattttgtacacaatataacatatttatactgattttgtattgaaaattgtatatctCCCCTTGATAAAATCCTAGATACGCTACTGTATaggtagtagccagtaggtatctACCAGCTCCTACCTAAGTTGCTATGGATATAAGTATTGACGTGGAAACCACAACAATAACATGCAAGttcaaaataattggtattttaagggacataggtagttattacattttaatggtttagtcaaaagtaatttatacattaccAACTTtagaatgtaaatataaaataggtacctgaATGGCTGAATGTGAAGGTTACCCTACGCATTTTCCACATGTAATGatcactaattattaatataagtatattttatatctaatacACTAGCGGCGGACTAGGTAATACCCAATACACACTTCAAATATGGTAAgatcacaaataaaaaaatatgtaggtattcacCTATTATACTCACCAATGCTATAAGGCTATAAGTACAGTAGTATATTACGCACTAGATTTATGGTTTTTGACATTTGTTAGATTTGCAGTATTTTATATGGGTATGgtgtgatatttttttacttagatTCTATCACGTTTAAAACCAGCGGTAGAACAGCAATCAGAGAAAACTAAACCGACAAATCATAAGATAACCGCTAAGGATTTCATCGAGAAAAGGGACTACACTGGTgctttaactattttaaaagttggtattcatttttaatacattttaatcactTGAATGATAATTTAGTTAACCCtattcattacaaaaaaatcaaatgaacacatacataaaatattaataattaaaaatattttcaaactaaagcctggaaatacaacaattaaataatgttcaatCAATATAGGCAATAGGTCTACACATACctaatgctattataatataaaaattatacctaacaaaataatatgagtaacattatattaggtacaccaTATTATACACTAGCTAAtagatatttatgtataatatatacctataatttatgcacattgcatattataatgcgaTATTCTAACAAATTTCTTTACaatgacaattttaaaattctattcttatataataattttataatatctgataaatttttaactaattagtttttttttagtttgatatagaaaaatcaaaagAAGATGTGGAATTAGAACTATGGATAGcgtattgttattttcatttaggTGATTATAACAACGCGATGTTGATTTACAAAAATCATTGCAAAAATTCAGgaataaaacatttgtttgtCAATTTGGCATGTTGCTATTTTTATTTAGGCATGTACCCAGAGGCTGAagatgtaatatatatattagcatAGGTTAtacgaaatattaaaataataattgttgcacATTACTATATAAGGTATTAGACAAATCCGATATCTCCGACGTAAAAATTCGATTGCAATTTCATTTGTCACATAAACAAGGTGACGAAAAAAAGCTCATGGAGTATCATGAACTTTTAGCAGATGTGGTTGAAGATCAATTATCATTAGCAGCTATACATTATCTTAGATCACATTATCAAGAAGCtattgatatatataaaaagttaatgATCAACAATcggtaaatataaattcaatctTAATAATAGTTCCAATGTAGTAAAATAaggtttaaatgttttatacctCATTTCACACAATCCACAGATACATTTAGGCACCCATAGATTATGTATCTGGTACCCATACTGTAACACGCTATAACAAGTTTCATTACCGTAAATAATTTCTGTATATCAATAAGCTtgaataagcatttaaataacTCACCCAATTtatcattcaaataaaaatatgatacaatttgaattaaattaccTAAATCGCTAGTTTAAGCCTTAAGGAGAGCCAATCAGGGACGGGGATCCAGGTCAAGCCCCACATCACCACATTATCCATATACCGCACCAAATACAGACTGTAAGTACTAAGTACATATAGGTAGTAGGAGGAAGGGGACGCTTAAAAAATCCGAAAAAATTGTGTCCAACCCTTATTTCAACCACTCGACTAAGCaatagaaaatcaaattaaataaaaccaaatcaatAATTCGATTCAagtaaattttaacttcaaaccaATAAGATTTTCTTCTACTTTAGCTAAACAATAAAACTTCTTACCAAATTCAATCAAATAACTGGGAATGGATCAAATACTCACACACGCATGGAAAGAtcatacctactaaaataaaagaaaacactatgtaataataacgtTTTCGTCTTCTCCgtccaattttaaaattcagtCCCAAAGGCCAAAATTGAAATGTTCATTTATACAacgttattattaatcattctatatttggtggtataataggtacatttaaatttgGGCACAAGCTAAACCGGCCACTggaagtatataggtacttggtaGGTATTGATGAGTCATGATAGTGATGTCTGAATGTctgatagtattattatgatatattgatataatcaGTTTTctcataatagtttaataactaattgatatttacatttgttatatatacagaaattttttggcgctgaatgtttatatggctctttgttattataaattagactTTTATGATGTCTCTCAAGAAATTTTAGAtgtttatatcaaaaaatatccAGATTCTATGATATTAACTAATTTGAAAGCTtgcaatttgtataaattatacgatGGTAAAGCTGCCGAAtcggaattaaaaaatattatcgtaaGTTAAATTCAGCAACTTAAACTAACAAGTTAATGCACTTATTTTTCGTGctccataaaaaattatttttttacaaaaatattaataattttgttaatcaatacaaaaaaataattaaaggcGAGAAGATCATCAACATTTAAGTTTTGTGAAGATTTGATTAAACACAACATGGTTGTTTTTCGTGAAGGAGAAGGTGCTTTACAAGTTTTGCCAGCTCTTGTTGATATTCTCCCAGAAGCCCGtcttaatttagtaatttattatttaagacaaGGCGAGAATGAAGAAGCCTACGAGTTAATCAAAGATTTGGAACCGGCTATTCCTCAAGAATATATCTTAAAAGCTATTGTTAACGTAGTTGTTGGTCAAGAAAAAGGAGatgtaaaaaaa
Coding sequences within:
- the LOC132951303 gene encoding intraflagellar transport protein 56 isoform X2, whose amino-acid sequence is MAILSRLKPAVEQQSEKTKPTNHKITAKDFIEKRDYTGALTILKFDIEKSKEDVELELWIAYCYFHLGDYNNAMLIYKNHCKNSGIKHLFVNLACCYFYLGMYPEAEDVLDKSDISDVKIRLQFHLSHKQGDEKKLMEYHELLADVVEDQLSLAAIHYLRSHYQEAIDIYKKLMINNRNFLALNVYMALCYYKLDFYDVSQEILDVYIKKYPDSMILTNLKACNLYKLYDGKAAESELKNIIARRSSTFKFCEDLIKHNMVVFREGEGALQVLPALVDILPEARLNLVIYYLRQGENEEAYELIKDLEPAIPQEYILKAIVNVVVGQEKGDTKQIDSGQSLFNMVGSSSSECDTIPGRQCMASSLFLEGRYDEVSLYLSSIKSYFSNDDSFNFNFAQVKLSLGEYKEAEEMYLQVKSNKIRDSFIYINHLTHCFIMNKKPQSAWDLYLKIENSQDSLIILQSIANDCYKTNQFWQSAKAFDMLERLDLLPEYWEGKRGACAGIFQQIVLGNQPQDQIADVIHLLRNSANSQVEQMIKMMKKWAKNNKIVV
- the LOC132951303 gene encoding intraflagellar transport protein 56 isoform X3; this encodes MILSRLKPAVEQQSEKTKPTNHKITAKDFIEKRDYTGALTILKFDIEKSKEDVELELWIAYCYFHLGDYNNAMLIYKNHCKNSGIKHLFVNLACCYFYLGMYPEAEDVLDKSDISDVKIRLQFHLSHKQGDEKKLMEYHELLADVVEDQLSLAAIHYLRSHYQEAIDIYKKLMINNRNFLALNVYMALCYYKLDFYDVSQEILDVYIKKYPDSMILTNLKACNLYKLYDGKAAESELKNIIARRSSTFKFCEDLIKHNMVVFREGEGALQVLPALVDILPEARLNLVIYYLRQGENEEAYELIKDLEPAIPQEYILKAIVNVVVGQEKGDTKQIDSGQSLFNMVGSSSSECDTIPGRQCMASSLFLEGRYDEVSLYLSSIKSYFSNDDSFNFNFAQVKLSLGEYKEAEEMYLQVKSNKIRDSFIYINHLTHCFIMNKKPQSAWDLYLKIENSQDSLIILQSIANDCYKTNQFWQSAKAFDMLERLDLLPEYWEGKRGACAGIFQQIVLGNQPQDQIADVIHLLRNSANSQVEQMIKMMKKWAKNNKIVV
- the LOC132951303 gene encoding intraflagellar transport protein 56 isoform X1; this encodes MHTIRCYEYTSYDILSRLKPAVEQQSEKTKPTNHKITAKDFIEKRDYTGALTILKFDIEKSKEDVELELWIAYCYFHLGDYNNAMLIYKNHCKNSGIKHLFVNLACCYFYLGMYPEAEDVLDKSDISDVKIRLQFHLSHKQGDEKKLMEYHELLADVVEDQLSLAAIHYLRSHYQEAIDIYKKLMINNRNFLALNVYMALCYYKLDFYDVSQEILDVYIKKYPDSMILTNLKACNLYKLYDGKAAESELKNIIARRSSTFKFCEDLIKHNMVVFREGEGALQVLPALVDILPEARLNLVIYYLRQGENEEAYELIKDLEPAIPQEYILKAIVNVVVGQEKGDTKQIDSGQSLFNMVGSSSSECDTIPGRQCMASSLFLEGRYDEVSLYLSSIKSYFSNDDSFNFNFAQVKLSLGEYKEAEEMYLQVKSNKIRDSFIYINHLTHCFIMNKKPQSAWDLYLKIENSQDSLIILQSIANDCYKTNQFWQSAKAFDMLERLDLLPEYWEGKRGACAGIFQQIVLGNQPQDQIADVIHLLRNSANSQVEQMIKMMKKWAKNNKIVV